GCCGGGGCGGATTGCCTGCCACCGTTGCGAAGATCGACCCTACAGCGACAGCCACCTGTACGCCTGGACTTGTAAGAGAGGGAGAGGTGAAATATCTATAACTTCATCGTCATCTTAATCGTGCCTTCATCCGCAATGTGATCGTCATCGTGCCACCTCAATGACTGGGTATAAAAACACAGCCCGCAATAAAGCATTCGTTCTTGTTGCGTTATGCGAGACTGATGTCAGTGTCTCTCAGCCATATTGCGACATTGTCGTTTTCAATCTCATATCCTATTTCCTTATGTGCCACGAATTACAAGAGAGCACAGTATAGGGCGCGCGAAATTGCACCTGCCGTTAATGGGCAATCTGTGTGCGGCATGCGAGCTCAGCGGCTAAGAAAGAGGAAAAAGCTACACATGTCTCGAGGGAGAAGACGAAGCTCTTCAGCAGCCGGTCCATAGAGGAATACCCCATCATGGGGTGATTTCCACCGATGCCTCCCGtcagctgccaaaaagctgcagttggcatcttttcgcaggatttgggaTGAAGCTATTCTGTCTGCATCCTAGATTATATTACTATATTATTTGCGGGATTTTTGGCTCTTGAAATCACCCTGCACAAAATTCCATGTCATGTGTTGCACGTTGTTATCCTCGCTGATTTTTTGTCAGTTTAGCCTCCTTTGAAACTGCACcaaaagattttttgagccgtttcccgctattttttgtcccatgcactttgaatgAAGTCAGTTTTGTCTGGGTCCCCGGCCATGACCTATTCATTCAGATTATTCAAGTGTTATTATCGTTCTTTGGCAGCGCCacaggatttgcattgggttcgaTTTGTGGAATGCTCCATGATTACGCAAATGCAACTGTTCGTTGATTTGCTAACTCTCTTTAATTTTCTTCGAGCTCTTATTTTTTCGCCacaatgctgtctgttattttaccTTCAATgttcttctgtcgttttttacTGAcgaatttttcaaaattcacgcttggtgctaaaatgtTGCAATCCCCTATGGAAATTTCCACGTTTgcgccactacaccttggccaatccccccatgtgggtatgtgctatgttttaagatgaagaagaagaagatagtTCAGACGTACCGCCTGTGCTCGTCTAAAACATCTACTGAAATTACTCATCAGCGAAGACGCGAAGTCGGTTTAGCAGGAAATCCCGAGGAAGCCGTCCAAAAAGGCCATGGACAAGAGTGAGAGGCGAGTTGGAGATGCGACTAGAGGCGTGGACGCAAAGAGCATCTTGGAACCGCTGGCTGCTTTCTCCATGAAGCGCGCTGGTGAGAGGAAGGAAGAGAGCCAAGAGTCTCGACCGGGCTGCGAAGCAGGCAGTGCACACCGCACGCACCATGACGAGGGCGATGGGTCTCAACCCGAGGATAGCTCAAGACCTAATCGTACCGCCTCGCCCGGCACTCACGTCCGCAGCGACGACGAAGCTGTTGATGAAGAGGTAGGAATGGCACGACAGCTTCCGAAGTCGAGCACATCTAATGAAACTCCACCAAAAGTAAAAACGAAGCGACAACTAGAGGAAGGCGGTCGTACCCGGAGCAGCACCAGCTCGGGTCATAGCGTGCCGGCTCCTCCTGTGGCCGGTGGCGTCCAAATATCAAAAACCCGACACAACGAAGATAACAAAGCCCTGTCTTCGGACCACCAGGCTCCACCCACAGGCGAGGCGAGTAAAAGCAAAACGAAGCAACAAAGGACGAAAGGAAGTGCTTCTACTAAACCTACACCACACACGCCTGCTCATGGCTCTTCACAAAATCTCAAGGGCAATTCTCCAACTTCACTACCCAAAGTCTCGAAGAAAAAAGCCGCGACAACGTCTATTGAACAGGGGGATAGAAACGCGGCCGGCGAGAATGAAGAGAAGGCGATCGACGGTGGATGGCTAAACATTTTTGTAAGTACGTTGCACTCATTATCCGGAACCCTCAAATCTGAACTGGTCATCCAGAAATGGCAGCCAGCATTTTGATCAATAGTTCGTGCAGAAGAAGTTTGTCAGGGGCCGGTGAGGGAGACCTTTGTCCTATTGTGAACGATACTTGGCTGATAATTTCATCCCCTGTTATTGCATATTGTAGAACGAAGAGGCAGAGGTGTAATCGGCCGTTCAATGACGGTGACGCacaatattgccgcgaagctttaTTATGCTTCTTCGCTATGTTCTTTGTCTATCACCGCTGGAACAGGATGCTAATGTTTTCTTCTTGCCATAAGACACGTGATGAGAGAACTTTGGAACAATCACGGTCACTGACTGCAGTTCATATGACGTTCGATGTTATCGTCGACTGTTTAGGCGCCTTGTCTTCAAAGTAAATTGCCATCTTTAAATTGTGCACAGCTGAGAACGACGTGCATTATAATCGCGACAACCACTCAGTACGCGTTGCGATATTGCCGCCTGCTTGAGGGCACAAACTCACCCTACCAAACAAGCTACTGCTAGATTCTTAGTCCTACAGTTTGCTGCTAACACGTTCACAACAGAACAAATATAGATTCTCCAGTACACAATACCTACTTGGCGCGTCACGCGGGATTTACTGGTCTCTCATATGAATATTGAAAAATCTGAGGCCCAGTCACTCACATATGTTATATTGCTGGCCGGGTTATTGCGCAGAATTCAGTAAAGAGATGCGGAAATGAAAGCTAAGGATGCTCATCTCTACGCAGACCTGAAAGTAATAATTGCGCTTTCATGAATTCTCAGCGTGGTGCCTCCAGTGCCTCACCAGAGTCACCCGACGGAGAAGGAGGTGAGGAAGTGGGCAGCCGTCCCGGCTCCGGGCCGAGCAGCCAGAGGCCCGTGTCCTCGAGGAGCCCGGCCAAGAGTGACCTCAGGGTGGGTGGAATGAGGATGTTTAAATCTATCTCTTTCCGTAGACTTGGTGTAAACATAGGGTTGTAGAGGTATCGATCTGCACGCGTTTTAAACGACGTGCTCTTATTCGAAGGAACACATTATACGCGTTGTCATCAATGTGTGACTAGTAAGGCTCCCAAACAGTGCATCCGTATTTACGGCCGAATGTTACGTTGTCTCTGCAGCTGTAAGCAGAATAATTATTGACACTATTGAAAATAGCGTAATCTACCCGGATTCACTTAGCCTGATCACAGCACCACATTCCAGAAATACAATTGAGCCCTTAGTAGAAACATGATACACAGCATAGAAAAAATCACAACGCAGGTGTGCATAATAAAATTCTGATGAGTGCCGAGCTAGGTTTGAATAGATGAAAATGAAGGAGCTGATCTATGTGCTGCACGAGCTCGCAGGCGTGAAATCAAGAAAGCCAACATGCCCCATTGAGACTTTATGAAATTAATCGACAGTAATTTGCAGggtaaatggcagacagcttgggatAACGAAATAAAAAAGCTGCATTTTCTGAAGCCTATCCTGAACGAATGGAAGACCTGCACGCAAAAGGGACGTTTCATAGAAGTAAATTTTTATAGAAGTTTTAAAGAAGGAATCACCCACCTTATAAACAACCTACTACTGAAAAACAAGAGAACGGTGTTTGTGAAAAATGTGCAGATTAAATGAGAGTATATCATAATTTGTTCTCGCGTGCGAAAACTGAAAAAGgcaaggaaaaagtattttactgaattttgtaatgaatgcatttcttttcacaCAACTCTACTCTTAAGTGAAGCATTCAATTGTTGACATGTCATGTGATTTTAGCTTTTTAAGAAAAGCAAGTTTTCTTCAGAAACATTATATTTTGACCCACTACATCGCCTGATTTTTTTTACACACTTTAGCCACTTTCTcgttcctgagaagaaggctgtggTCTTTATTTGATTCGTTGGGAGCCTCAGAATCCTTGCCAAGCAAGGATGGCCGCTGCGGTTACCCGAGCATTTTTAAATATTGCACTCTTACCCACCTATAATAtctacttcctctttcattactaggtagtaagaaaaaaaaacactgtaggCCAACTACACCACCGATGTGTTTCACATATTTGCAAAATTCTGCAGAAAATATACTCCTCTACCTTGAActcggcgcatgatagccttagatgcttatgcgccattaaaccaaacacaacaaaacacaaaatatgccaagaaataaacgtATTGGACGCACTTCCACATGTTTCCCTGAGGCCAGACCCGCTGCCAATTTGGTACCCCTTTCCTGCTGCTATGTGATTTTACATTGACACACATTCACAAAAAGCAGACCCCCACAGGACGATATGGAGCAAGAATTTTTCGCAGTAAGGAAGAAATAAGTGAAGTACACACACTTCTACACAGACGGTTCTAAAACAGCCCCCTGTGTAGGAAGTGCGGTAGTACAAGGGCAATGCGAGAAATTAGTAAGTTTCCTCAGTGTGCTTCTGTTTTCATGTTAGAACGCTACGCCATTGTTGTAACTGTAGaacaaataaagaagaaaaacattGAAAACAGTGTTGTCCACACTGAATCTCTCAGCGCAATTACAGATAAACTCTAGAAATGCAGTTGAGCCCATAAATGGAGGCATAATACGTAGTGCAATAAAACCTGATACACAAGGACGTGCAATGAAGTTCTGCAGGGTCCCTAGTCACGTGGCAATCAGCGGGAACGAAAGCGCCTATGCATGTAACGCACTTGCCCGTAATGGTAAATTGAAAGTAAACATACCCAATAGAGActgcacgaagtttctacaaaaTAAACAGTGCAAATGGCAGGTTTcatgggacaacgaggttaacaacgaGCGGCACTTTTTAAAGCCCGCCTTGGGCAAACAGAAGACCTGTAGGTACCAGGAAGGTTTTACAGTAGTAAATTTACGTCATCAGCGCATTAGACACGGGCACCTTACACAACTTTCACTTACGAAACAAGACAGACCTCTTTGTTAAAGGcgtggagatgagctcacagtaaACCATGTTATGTTCTCATGTACAAAACTCGAAAGACCATCAAAGAAGCATTAACTCaatttttataatgaatgcattcctttccacccaacGGTGCTTTTTGGTGATCATGTCATTGTTAACCtgtcttgtgtttttagctttttaaaagaagcacgtGTTCTTTAGAAACTGTATAGTTTGTTCCATTACTTCGCTTTATTATGTGATAAACTTCAGCCACTCTCTTATTCCGGAGAAGGCTGAAGTCTTTATTGGATTTGTTGGGAGCAACGCAAAAATGCGCCCAtctgctgttcgatgtcagtgcccgtcaaaagatcccaaggtggtcgaaacaattccagagacctccactacggtacctctgtctctctttcttcttcctctcccaccttcctcctttgcCTCAACGcgtggctgaggtgtccaccaagaagtggtAGAGTCATTGCATCTTTAATTTCCTGATCGtcaatatttttctctctcaATACTCCGCTATACGGACGAAAGACCACGTATGTCATGACCTCAGAAACGAGGTACCGCTGCCAAGCTGTAACTTTCGCGCTTTTAACGGCTACCACTAAAAGCACCTGCGCTCTGCTGTACAGAATCTCACTGTTTGGACCTCGCTGCTCAGGTCAAGAGGAAACCGCAGGTGTCCCAGGAGGCGCATGACCATCAGAGCGACCCCCAGTCCTCGCCCAACGTGCAGCCCTAcgacactgctctcagcgtgcaAACAAGGGAGGTGGAAACCGAGAGGGTAAGTAAACACCACCATCTACCACATTATCGCCGCTGCATTTCTGTGTATGCGGATAAGCTGACAGGGACTGTGGCTGCAGCCTTGTCATTCCGCAAAAACTATTCTTTGTAACAACCGATGGAATCAAAGTTCCATTACTTCTTCATTACTCGAGCTAACCTGTGTCGCAGGTAATTGCGATGCAGTTTACGAGGCACAGTAGAACACGAAGGAAAGAAAAGTGGCATATTTTTGCCTCACATGATTCCCAAGCGGCGGCTTTTTTCTCACCCCTTCAAGCTGGAGGACATGTGCGGGAAAGCCACCTATGAGGAaggtaaaaaaaagaacacaaaatgcGTGTCATATCACGCATGAAGCAAAGTTTACAGAATGTTGCAAACAATACGTCTACAAACTACCGCTGGCATATTTCAGGTCCTATACAGGGCAGGTGATATGCTGGGTTAACAAGATTTCTAGAGCGCAGAAAAAGCATGCGATGCGCTGCAAACCCCAGGGAACCTGGCCGCGCATTGTAAGGTTTGCGAAAATTACCTTGAGAGCAAATGATGGAAATTTCCTTGACGAGATTCAATTATCGAATCACAAGAAAGATAATGAAAGCTTACCTCAAGCCTTCTATGGCATGCAGGGTGTACGTTTCAGAGCATCGTCAGTGTCTGTGGCCAAAGAAGTGCAGCGCCTAAAGCATGTTACTGTAATTCCTGCCACATGCGTGAGAAAGACAACGCAAGAGCGACTGAAGCCTCGCGGGACGGTTTATCCTtggtttttatcttttctttttttcttcaccacTCCAGGCGAATGATTGTACGACGATGTTTGTGCGAAGGAAATGTAAAGCAGTTGATAGTGCGTCCATGTTCTGTCAGTTGTGCCGTTTTGTACCTCCTACACCGTAGCGCATTTATTCACTTCATTTACTTCCGAAGTGCACTCCGGAAGAATCGATACGAAGAATCGATAATTTTTAGTTTCAACTGTTTCGTCGCTCCTCGCATGATGATCACTGCGCAGCAGTCATCTCGCTGTCATACATGCAACTGCCTCTTTTACTCGCATACCGAAATGTTTAACCTGGGAAGTTACCCGTGGTGTCCTTAGGGTGGAATGTACAAGCTCCGTGTTGAGTGTTGGTATTGGTTGCCTCTAGTGTAATCCAGAGTAAAGGGTTTGCTGTGCGGCTTAACGTCCATTTATGAAGAGCAGCCTGCACTCGAAATGTTCGTCTAAGGCTACTGCCTCTTTAGCACTCCTAACGTAACCTCAGCAAACAGAAGTTTCAAACATCTGTGTGAGGGTAACAAAACCGCAGAGGAGATGATTGCAATTAAATTTTATGATAGGCGAAGAGCATACGGAGACGTGTAGGAAAAAGATCGGTTTTCAGTGGGAAATGAGGCAGGCCACCGGAACTCAACAGTGCAGGGCCAAGCGTTGAACTCACCAGAATCACAACAAAGCTGATTTTAGGTCCATGTCCTTGAACAGCTTTTTCCAACATGTACAGCCTAAGATGTTTCTTACAGGACACGCCACTCAGCTCGTTTTTCATCTTCTCAGCATTCGTCATCTTTCGAACGTAAGAGGAGCTCTTGCCCTCGCTGCTCAGAAGCTCCTGGATTCCAACACCGCACGGCTCAGAAGCAACCCCTTTGGCGGTATATTTCTGAGGAAGGCTGTGCATATTGACGAAGGTGCTATAAAACGAACTAACAACCACGCGAAAAAGGAGCGAAAGCTATGTGCTTCGTCTTTTCATGGCATCCTTTTGTGGTTGGCGCTTCAACTTCTTCAGTATGTATCACATAGCAGTGTAGAGGATACTGACGGGACTAAATTAACGCAAGAGGCTTGAGTCTGCAGGTTGGAAAGAAAACATGCGTCCCAGATACATAAACCCGTAGGAGTAGAAAAGAAGTCTATTAtagaatacaactcaagaacgaagcggcagatggcCCTCAAAGGAGcatctccagccaatggcgtcgtcaGATGTTCCCCCTTAACCAGTTATCCTTTTTTCCTGCTTGACCGACCTCCTTGTGCCGCCTAGTGTGAAACCGAAGGGAATGGCAGATGATtgggcaatcatcatcatcatcatcatcatcatcatcatcatcatcatcatcatcatccagactacacccactgcagggcaaaggccccttccatgtctctccagttaaccctgtcctttgccagcggcgcccaccttatgcccgcgaacttcttaacctcatccgcccacctaaccttctgccgcctcctgctactcttgcgctcttttggaatccactccgttacccttaaggaccaacggttatcctgccttcgcatcacatgccctgcccaagcccatttcttcctcttgatttcgactaggatgtcgacTAGGATTTCGACTGCGGCGGCGTGCTGTGTATTGCATTTATCACCGTTGCCACTGACTGGCGGGCCCGGTACAGCTATTAATACTTAAATAATGAAACAATTGATGTTCTTATGCATGCCGGACAAGGTCTTGTATCGTGCCCTAGGTCTGTAATAAATTGATGCCAATGTACTCCCTGGTGCTTCGTTTCAGAATTCTAGATAACGTTGTGGGCGACTTTGCACAGTGTAACATGTGTATGTCTAAACAACACGTCTATTGTTAACGAACGTTGTGGCTAAAAATGTTGCCATGTAATAAACACGTACACCTGATGCAAATCTTAGCATTAtacatacccaaaaattctggacaaaatcatttttgagcgggaaaccatttatgaacgccattttttcatATACTGCAAAATTTCattacaacaatcaatatatctcaAGATCACCCGGCGGCAGTCCTGTATGTTTTCTTCTATTAGCGTTCCCTGCCGGTTTTGTATGGCAGTATTAACTCTTCGACGCGATTGATGAAAACACATTGAAAGAAAGGTGCGTCCACATGTCGAAACAATGGACCATTATATTTCTACATTTCTATAGCACTgtgttacaattttccaattttcaaagtGTTTGTCCGTGAATGTTGGAGATGACATAGGGCTGCTGATGCGTGCGTCGAGCTACAGCCCGCAGCCTTTGTAATGCACTTGTTCATGCCAAACTGTGTAATTCGCGCCATGTTTCTTCCAGCGTGTGGAGGAAGGCGACGGCGTCGGTGTTGAAGAGGCCGTAGGCTGGTGGGGCTGGTGCACCTGGTTCAACGTGTGGCTGGGCATAGGCGTGTTTGGCATGGTGGTGGTGTTGCCCCTGGGCCTCGTTCTGCTGCCCGACGAGGGACACATCTACCCGCGTGGCCCGACTGGTAACAAGACGGAGGAAAGAACCGAAGGGACACCTCGCAAGCCACGAGCTCCGCTGATCCCCCTGGTAAGAAGTGATAGCAAGCAGCCAGAGCTTCCCTTGATGAGCGAGGGATTGAGTAATATGCGTTATCTTCGGGCGAAACTCAAGCCAGAATCTATTAAgcaatggaatgttttgtgcgctgCCGTCATAGGCACCTCACTTGTATTACACATTGAGGGCATGAAGGAGCCACAAAATCAGAGTCTACTTGACTGCGGTAAAGGGGCACTTGATGGCGAAAATAAGAAATCCGCTCCAGGATCATCCGCCCGTAGGTTCTGTCATCTCCCGAATTCTGGCAGGAGGTAGATTCGGTTCTGTCATCTCCCGAATTCTGGCAGGAGGTAGATTCTTTATTTCTCATAGGGTAAATTTATGAGGATACATTTAACCCTTGAATTTTAGGGGGAGGGCGTGCATTATTCAAACACATGTGAAGTAAATACATATTATAAATATAAAGTAAAAGAAGGGGCCAGTTCAACTGGCTGTTGATTTTCTTGTAAACGAAGACGTAATGTTCTGGTCACGTCTTCAGCCTGCGGGTTTGCCTTCGAACCTCGTGGTGGAACACTCGCAACAACTATAAAGACGAAAACTGTGAAAGTGTAGTGATATGGTTCTTTACATCTTACAGAAGTTTACAGTTTCACATGTGCATTGAATACTCCACTACAGGACTGCAAACAGACCTCAttgcctgaagacttttgacagGATGTCTGCGTGTGTTCGTGTGTAAAAACCACTAGTTCCTGATTCTTGCAGCGAGCCTACGGCTTTCAAATACGTGGAATGTTTGCCAGAAACGGGGAGCTAAAGCATAATAATTTAGGAAAATCGAGGAATAAAACATTCAGGGATTCTGAATTTCCTCGTTCGCTACTTCCTTCGGGACAGCATCGACCGGAGACAAGCACACTGTTTGAGAAGACATCGATATCTCAGGACCAAACTATTATTACACAGCGTGTATTGCCCCATCACAAGATGATTTTCCTGATGCTGTGCTGGTGTCACGGCAAAGTGTAGTGAGATGAAAATATCGGTTTAACGAATTTTTTCATCTGCAGTAACGTATTACGTTGGATGTTATTTCCCACTACATCCCATGCTCGCATCCGCGTCACTCTTTTCGCTCTAGGAAACGGCTTACAATGAAAGCGAGCTGGAGCGTCCATCAAAATGTGCCTTCCCAGACAGGGCCATTGTGGAAAATCTTACGGCGCCATACCCTGGACAAGCCAAGCGCACTATAACGGGCCCCCAATACAGGCCCCTCATATGTGTCGTGGATGCCTCGTGAGTTGAACAGCTCGGTTTGTTGCCTTTTTACATTTAGTGTCAGTTGTTAAGAACCTTTTCCTTGTGGCAGTTGTGGCTCTTTTGACTACGGAGTTCTCCAGTTTAGGGGCTTTTTAGGAGGTTTTTAAAAGAAGTTTAAAGAAGTTTAATCCATGTTGAAAACTCATGGCCAATTTTTTGGGGAGTATTTTTTATGGAACCCTGCTATATGAACTCGTAAGTGAACCCATGGCCGTGAGTACCTGTAGGCTGCGGAGAAATTCAGGATGACTCTCAGACCAGCAACAGAACGGGCGGTGGCATGCTTGTTTGAATCCAGAAAAATTTTTCCTGCAAACTACAGATTTTGCCGGTAATCGAGTTAGGAAACAATAACATCGATGTTTTTCGAGCGGTGACACACCGATTAGGATGCTGAAGGCGCTGAAGAGAATAGAACGGACAAGGCATGGGATCTGCTGAAGAGCGGGTACGGTTTTTGTTATTGGGAGATTCTATAGAAGTGAATACTTTGGGAAGCTTTCATAATTAATGAAACGTTCTGAAGTGAAGCATTGGCAATTTGTTTACCAATATTGAGCAGGTGTAAGTCAATGCAAGTAAGCTCAGGGAAGGAAAAAATCTAATTTTAACGATATTTAACGACGTCTTGTGCCGATTGTGGAAAGGTTGAAATGTTCTATGAAGGTGTCGAATAACGAtagataaataacagtgctgttCACTGCACTTCATGAAATTCTTTATGAAGCTTTGAAATATGCGGGCAGGCAGGCAGTAAATAAATAAGACGTGGCTTCCACCATCGCAGTGAATGTCTATAATAAAGTTATCAGAAAAACTCGCTGGACGTTTACCCTTCGGTTAATACGAATCGCCAAAACAGCTGGGCGGCGTTAGATGAATGGAAGGGGTGTGGGCGTGCACGGTAATTCTGAATGTAGGATGTCAGCTGAAGTTGTGCTGCTACATTCGCATTAAGTGCCACTGGTAATATTTACTGAATGCTTTTCCTGAGATTGCTAAAGTAGCCTAGCCTAGTGAAAAGAAATGAGATGCGGGGTGTGGTGGTAGAGGTGTAAGTGAGCATGCTTTGCTTTTGCGACCATACGCAACTCCAATCTCACACAGTTGCCGACGACGATAGTATATCGATGAACAATACTCTTACAGATGTCGCTGTGAAATTAGCATGTGAACCACGAATGCCGTATTTCTCACACTGGATGACAAGATGTGTGCACTCAAAGGAAGTTTAAACATGAGTAGACTTCATAACATGCGCTCTTCTCGGCATCGTACAAGAAGTGCTGTTGGCCGAGGTGCGATTTGCATAGCATATTATTTTGAGGCCTCGAATTAGCGTAGTCTTGAAAAAGGAGCGGTGTGAAGTAGCCGGGCGGAAATGTTTCATGGAGTAAGAAGACGTGAGAAGCCCAATTTTTTCAAAAGCGCTCTTCAACAGACTTTGCATAACAACCTTACCAAGATGATTACAGAGTACGAAACCGAGGTACATGTCACAGTAGGTAAGCACCAAAATGACAAACTCTACCTGGAAAGAAAGGGTCTCCTCAATGGGGCAAGGCATGAACTTTTCGAATCCTGCAGTTAGAACCAAACTATCAGAACTGTCCTTTTTTCGAAATGCTATTAATTAGGGTTTAAAAGAAATCGATGGTGACACCGCAGGAAGGTCAGAGAAAGCATTGTAGCAGCATGAAAAATACAATGCAAGCGAGGAAGTACCTGTCATAAAATCATTTTTGGGGCCACATGTAGTTAGAAGCAAGAATGAAAATGCCGTCGCGACTTCAGATAAGGCTGTTCAAGTGAAGCAATTTTACATTTTCAGAGCAGATGGAAACAACGAaaggcaaattaaaaaaaaagatggcgtaCGTTTGCGGTGGTTGTTCTCGATATATATGGACGACATAAGGCTGAATACCTTACGCTCGCAAGTGTAGTGGGATGCGCGCGTTCGTTATGAAGCGATTTTTTTTCAGCGTCCGGTTGCTAATCGCTTCATCTCTTTTCTCGATTGCATGTCTAACTATTTTATTTTAATGAGCCTACGCGGAGCGTCGTATCACGCTGCAGCTTCGAACCGATGTCTAGAAACGCACATGAGTTCGGAAGGGGACGGCGTCTGTGCTTGTGCTTGCTGCAGGAGAGGGGTTGATGTGTGCCCTGGAGGCCACTCTGAGTTCTGATATTTAGCCACTAATACTTACTTTACCCTCCGCTGGCCAGATAAGCTTCATGGACATATCCGTATCTTGTTTCCTCTGGGCGCAGGTACATATACAAACGAGAATCAAGCATGGGCTTTGGTTACGATGTCAAGGCTGTCCCCACTCAGTACTGCACTGCTCTGGTGTACTACGCCGCGACGTTTGTCAAAGGCGGCGCCGCCGAGCTCAAGCTTGGAGCTCCGTGGGGCACTAGGGCTCTGAGGGACCTCCACGATGCTTCAAAAGCCAAGCACCGCAACCAGACCATTGACGTCTATCTGACCATTGGCGGGTCACGCGAAGACAGCTTCGGAATAGGAGATGTGATCACTCATGATGAGAAATGGCCGTATTTCAGCGAATCCATTAGGACGCTTCGCTCAGATTTTGAGGTGAGATATACTGAATTACTCTTTAGAGCCTGCCTCTTTCGTGCTCACTATATCACTTATGTTGCTCGCAGCTTTGTTGGGAAGCGACTTACAAACGCGGTCAGCCTGTGCCGGCCATCCTGACAAATTATGACAGCCCGCAGTGGGATATTCAAAACGCATGCCTATCGTGAAACGGTAGAAAGCACAAAAATATTGTTGATTGTATGCCTTATCTGCCCTTATTAGCTCAAAGACGGGTGGCGCTGTATTTTTTCCAAGACCTGCTGCGAAACAGGGCTGCAGCTAAGGTGATGAGACTGCGTAGAAGCATATGGGACCGCGTACGTTCAAATTAACCTCCCGAAAGCAAGCAAAAGAATATTCTTGTGTCCAGTGTGACCACCTCTGAAGTAACTGGAAGTTTACACACGCGTTACTGAGTATATCCTGGCAGTCTTCACTTTGTAATCTGAAAATAGCTTAGAAAAGTCAATCATTCCTCATAAGCAGGGAGACAGCGTGACCATTTAATAGGCCACGCTGCTCTGCAGTGCTCTTAAGTGTTCTTTTTTATAGAAAAAGTGTACTTCACGGTTTCTGCGTTTATTTATTTAGATTTTTTCATGCGACTTCCTGCAGGAAGAGTCGGTGTAAGCGTCAGCTGTGCACTGCTGATGTTACTAGCCACCTACAAATGTAAAACTTccgcaagcaagaaagaaatggaATCTGCAGTAAGAAAAGAATCGGATTTTAGCTTAATGTACGGAAAGTGTGCGCGCTTTATTCAGTAATATC
This portion of the Amblyomma americanum isolate KBUSLIRL-KWMA chromosome 10, ASM5285725v1, whole genome shotgun sequence genome encodes:
- the LOC144108255 gene encoding uncharacterized protein LOC144108255 produces the protein MDKSERRVGDATRGVDAKSILEPLAAFSMKRAGERKEESQESRPGCEAGSAHRTHHDEGDGSQPEDSSRPNRTASPGTHVRSDDEAVDEEVGMARQLPKSSTSNETPPKVKTKRQLEEGGRTRSSTSSGHSVPAPPVAGGVQISKTRHNEDNKALSSDHQAPPTGERGASSASPESPDGEGGEEVGSRPGSGPSSQRPVSSRSPAKSDLRVKRKPQVSQEAHDHQSDPQSSPNVQPYDTALSVQTREVETERRVEEGDGVGVEEAVGWWGWCTWFNVWLGIGVFGMVVVLPLGLVLLPDEGHIYPRGPTGNKTEERTEGTPRKPRAPLIPLETAYNESELERPSKCAFPDRAIVENLTAPYPGQAKRTITGPQYRPLICVVDASYIYKRESSMGFGYDVKAVPTQYCTALVYYAATFVKGGAAELKLGAPWGTRALRDLHDASKAKHRNQTIDVYLTIGGSREDSFGIGDVITHDEKWPYFSESIRTLRSDFEGVNLDWNRPGDECSRHIGDDKLSRGLRSFISFLNKGEGLKVILTVPPLLHLTEFYNLSALLPDLDFVVVATHKLRRPGVVACTGERVLAAAAFLNIREHFLKHVDAGSALRKFAYSISAGADIYRLTNRTKVKYLAPIKRISDVFIHRKIMPGKTCYSGVCSLWPVDGDSLEECSVVMGSRTINKERGIEQEVSAMAGPEQLRMRMRRSYEDGMGDTAVAVFDAIMDDIHGQCSETGSDSDSPLLRAIAETGPA